GAGAGGAACACAAACTGAAGGACTCTATTTGCCTTTAGTGTTCCAAAGAACATCAAAAATGTAAAGATGCCCCAACATACCAAGTATGCTGCCATTGAGGCCTTGTCAACGACAGGAGCCCATGGTGAAGCAAATAACGGAAAGACATTGAGGAACACAAATGAGAACCAGAAAAGGCCATAGGACAGAAATGCCACAAGTCCGAAAGTATTGCCTTTCTTGTATTCCATTATTCCTGCAATAATCTGTGCTATGCCACCATAGAATATGCCCATTGCAAAGATCATTCCAATACCAGTAGCTGGGATAATACCTGCGGTTTTCAGGTTCAACAGTACCGTTGTCATCCCGAAACCGATCAGCCCAAGAGGACCGGGATTTGCCAGTTCGTTTTCGCTCATCATCGAACACCTTCCAATTGGAAGTGGTTTCTGGGGATGGGCATATGCATCCCTTATATCGGTTCCCGTTTTTTCTTACTTTTATTAAAACTGGTCTCCACGTCGGCTCTGTGTGAAAAGTCGGTAATAGAGTGCGTATGAAACGAATGAAC
This region of Candidatus Thorarchaeota archaeon genomic DNA includes:
- a CDS encoding acetate uptake transporter; the protein is MSENELANPGPLGLIGFGMTTVLLNLKTAGIIPATGIGMIFAMGIFYGGIAQIIAGIMEYKKGNTFGLVAFLSYGLFWFSFVFLNVFPLFASPWAPVVDKASMAAYLVCWGIFTFLMFFGTLKANRVLQFVFLSLAVLFFLLAAADSLTYVGLTAAAGVVGVIAGLEGIVCGGSAFYLALAEVNGWPVFPVEQ